The stretch of DNA GCACTACGGCGGCCTGTCCGCGTTCCGCAGCGAATCCGGCTACTTCTTCCGCGGCCCCCTGCTCTCGCCCGAATACACCCCGAGCCAGGTGAAGGACATCGACAAGGGCAGCCTGCTGACCCTGGGCCGCGTGCTGCCCGAATTCCTCGAGGTCGATTTCTCGAACCTGAAGCGCTTCCCGATCCCGGTCGTGATGTTCCTGGGCCGCCACGACTACACCACACCGGCCGCGCCGACCGTCGCCTGGATGAAAGCGGTGAACGCGCCCTACAAGCGCATCGTCTGGTTCGAGCGCTCGGCACACATGGTGCCTTGGGAAGAACCGGGCAAGCTTCTCGTCAGCCTGCTGGAGGTCGTCAAGCCCCTGGTGAAATGATCGCGTCCAGCTCGGCCGCGATCTGCCGGGCCAGCTGGTGGATGTGGAAGCCGTCGACGAAGCCATGGTGGGCCTGCACCGAGAACGGCAGCTCGAGGCGGCCGCCCGGCGCGGCGCGGAACTTGCCCCAGACTAGCGAAGGGATGTCCGGATGCGCCAGCGAGGCGCTGGGGTGCTGGATGGAGGTGAAGGCCAGCCAGGGAATGCAGGTGATGAACACCTGCTCCTTTGCTTCGCGCGGGCCGAGGCTGCGGTAGGCGCCGTTCAGCTCCGTCATCGCCGCGGCCTGTTCGCGCGCCGCGATGCCGCGCGCGACGAATTCGCGCAGGTCGTCGCTCCAGTCGAACAGGGCGAAATTCAGGTCCTGGTGCTGGTTGAGCACGGTGAAGGACGGCCGCAGGCGATCGATCCGGAACACCTCGCCGTCCAGCAGGCGGTAGCGGAAGTTGTCCACCTTGAGCACCGCGCGCAGCACCGCGCACAGCAGCACGTGGAACGGCGCCAGGCCCGCTTCC from Massilia varians encodes:
- a CDS encoding CatA-like O-acetyltransferase, whose translation is MEAFERRRDRFALFDAMDSAAVNLCFPLELPDFRPWCREAGLAPFHVLLCAVLRAVLKVDNFRYRLLDGEVFRIDRLRPSFTVLNQHQDLNFALFDWSDDLREFVARGIAAREQAAAMTELNGAYRSLGPREAKEQVFITCIPWLAFTSIQHPSASLAHPDIPSLVWGKFRAAPGGRLELPFSVQAHHGFVDGFHIHQLARQIAAELDAIISPGA